A segment of the Candidatus Pelagisphaera phototrophica genome:
GTAATTTGCAATAATGGCTGATGGGTCACTGTTATTTTTAAGATTACAAATGTAGGAATTTCGTAAAAATCAAACTTAATCTTTCCACAATTCCAATACGAGATTTATCTCTACGCCAGAATTCAGCGGGAGGCTATTAACGGAAACCGCTATCCTTGAATGTCTTCCGGTTTTTCCCGGTAGTTTGCCAAGAGGTCGGATGCGCTGTTGATGCTTTTGGGCTGTCCGAAAGGCCGCCGACTCCATTCACTAACCCCGCGAGATGCACGATGCACTCAAGGCGATCAAACTAATCACTAGTGGCTCGCAGATGTAGCAAGGCATTGATGAGGAAGAGCTTCTCCACCTCGTAGCCCGACCTTACACTTGTTCCGTACCTGCTCTTCCAGCGAATACCACATTCGTTTTCTTGGTCGGGAGTGTGCCGGACAGGCACATCAGATTGCCTACATTCACGCAGGGGGGTAAATTTTTTTGTTGGCGGGGGCGGTAGGACGCTGCAGGCCCAGTCGATCTAGATTTCGGAATAGTTCTTTTTACTTGGAATAATGATTCAGGCCGAAGTTCTGCGAAGCTCGTCTATGCCGGTGAACGCTGAGGACTGCTCGTCTGCATGATAGGACGAGCGGACGAGGGGGCCGGACTCTACGAAGTCAAAACCGATGCGGTGGCCAAACTCTTTCCAATCCTCAAACTCTTCTGGAGTAACCCAACGGTCTACTGGCAGGTGTCTGCTTGAAGGTTGCAAGTACTGACCAAGAGTGACGATTTTGATTCCAGTGGCACGCATGTCTTCAAGGGCCCGAGCGATCTCCGGTTTGGTTTCCCCCAAGCCAAGCATGATGCCCGATTTTGTGACATGACCCTGATCCGCCGCGTGACGAAGCACCTTCAAGGAACGATCGTAGCGCGCTTGAACGCGCACGGGCTTCTGGAGGCGCTCCACGGTTTCGACATTGTGGTTAAAAATATCGGGTTCGGCTGCTAATACGGTGTCGACTTGGTCTAGCTTTCCTTTGAAATCCGGCGTGAGAACTTCGATGGCGGTGCTAGGGTTTCGATTTCTTATCGCTCGTATTGTGGCCGCCCAAACAGAGGCCCCGCCATCCTTGAGTTCATCGCGAGTAACGGAAGTGATGACGCAGTGCCGCAAATTCATTTTTGCCACCGCATCCGCGACACGGGCTGGCTCGCCGAGGTCCAGTTCGGTGGGACGACCGGTTTGGATCGCGCAGAAATTGCAAGATCGGGTGCAAATGTTCCCCAGAATCATTACCGTTGCCGTTCCCCGGGACCAGCATTCACCCATATTTGGGCACTGGGCACTTTGGCAAACGGTGTGCAGCCGATTGTCGTCAACCATCTTTCGAACAGCGCTGTAGCCACTGCCGCTGGGCAACTTTGCTCGAAGCCAGTCTGGCTTGCGGGATTTCATGCCGAGAACCTTTGCAATTGGCCCCAAAACTCAACCTATAAATGCAAATGTTTCACGGTCTTTTATGGAAGGGCGATCTCGATTCACCTACGGAATTAATCTCCATGGACGGTCTTGCGGGAGTTTTCGGGAGAGCCGTTCGTTATTTGTAAACGAAAGGCTTTGATTTTTTTATCTCAAGTGTCCTTATCCATTGGGTTTTCCAAGCATGAGTTCAAATCTTTCAGAAATCTCACACGATCAGTTGGCGGTGCGCCGCAAGAAGTTAGAAGACATGCGTTCTCAAGGCGCGGATCCGTTTCGGTCGTCTTTCCAGCCGACGCACACCGCCGTCTCGGCGGTCGCAGCCTTTGTCGGGGGAGCGGAGGAAGAAAATCAGCCGGCGGTGCGTGTGGCGGGCCGCTTGAAGTTCATTCGCAAAATGGGCAAGGCCCAGTTTGTCAAAATACAGGATCAAACGGGTATCATCCAGTCCTATGTACGTATCGACGCACTGGGAGAAGAGGCGTACGCGAATTTCAAAAAGCTGGATACCGGCGACATCATCGGAGTCGAGGGAACGCTTTTTCAGACAAAAACCGGTGAAGTAACCGTTCGTGCCCTGCAGTACGAAATGGTCTCCAAGGCATTGAGGCCGCTCCCTGAAAAGTTTCATGGTCTCACGGATCAAGAGCAGCGGATTCGCCAGCGCCATTTGGATTTGGTTATGAATTTAGAATCGCGCGAGCGATTCTTTAATAGAAGCCGCATCATAAGCGGCATCCGAAGATTTTTGGAGGAGCGGGACTACCTGGAAGTAGAAACTCCTGTTTTTCAGAATGTGGCCGGTGGAGCCGCGGCAAAGCCGTTTGTCACGCACCACAACGCGCTGGATCGGGACTTTGTGCTTCGAATCTCACTCGAGCTTTACCTCAAGCGACTTTTGGTGGGTGGGTTTGACCGCGTTTTTGAGATTGGCCGTAATTTCCGTAATGAAGGTATTTCGCGTCGTCACAATCCAGAATTTACGATGCTGGAGCTCTATGAGGCGTACTCGGATTATCGTGGAATGATGGAGTTGATTCAGAGCATGCTCCGGTACCTGGTTAAGGACGTTCTCAAAAAAGAGGAAGTTAAAATGCCTGATGGCGAAGTGATTGATTTCATGGGTGCATGGCGTGAGGCCAAGTACAAGGATCTCGTTTGCGAGAAGGTAGGGGATCTTGGCTGGTTTGACCTTTCCAAGGAAACCAAAATTGAGCGCGCCCGCGAGATG
Coding sequences within it:
- the lipA gene encoding lipoyl synthase; the protein is MKSRKPDWLRAKLPSGSGYSAVRKMVDDNRLHTVCQSAQCPNMGECWSRGTATVMILGNICTRSCNFCAIQTGRPTELDLGEPARVADAVAKMNLRHCVITSVTRDELKDGGASVWAATIRAIRNRNPSTAIEVLTPDFKGKLDQVDTVLAAEPDIFNHNVETVERLQKPVRVQARYDRSLKVLRHAADQGHVTKSGIMLGLGETKPEIARALEDMRATGIKIVTLGQYLQPSSRHLPVDRWVTPEEFEDWKEFGHRIGFDFVESGPLVRSSYHADEQSSAFTGIDELRRTSA
- the lysS gene encoding lysine--tRNA ligase is translated as MSSNLSEISHDQLAVRRKKLEDMRSQGADPFRSSFQPTHTAVSAVAAFVGGAEEENQPAVRVAGRLKFIRKMGKAQFVKIQDQTGIIQSYVRIDALGEEAYANFKKLDTGDIIGVEGTLFQTKTGEVTVRALQYEMVSKALRPLPEKFHGLTDQEQRIRQRHLDLVMNLESRERFFNRSRIISGIRRFLEERDYLEVETPVFQNVAGGAAAKPFVTHHNALDRDFVLRISLELYLKRLLVGGFDRVFEIGRNFRNEGISRRHNPEFTMLELYEAYSDYRGMMELIQSMLRYLVKDVLKKEEVKMPDGEVIDFMGAWREAKYKDLVCEKVGDLGWFDLSKETKIERAREMKLEVEADWEDYEVSNEVFGKLIEPTLIQPTFVTHLPKELCPLAKITKDDPSTIDVFELCIGGMEIAPAYSEQNDPDVQREMFEKQAGEETQSIDDDFLETLEYGMPPAGGLGMGIDRIAILLTEAENIRDVILYPQLRS